The following are encoded in a window of Planctomycetia bacterium genomic DNA:
- a CDS encoding HIT domain-containing protein, with product MTRLEQLWAPWRLGYIKGETEAPARATAELNWLPGADRECFICRGVADRADREHQIVRRGEAVVTVLNRYPYNNGHLLVAPLAHKARLDQLTAAEHLGLMQEITAMVSLIEKLMNAEGFNIGVNLGRVAGAGLPGHLHWHIVPRWNGDVNFMPALAGVKSIPQSLDALWEILTESLSQESAH from the coding sequence ATGACCCGTCTCGAACAACTTTGGGCCCCCTGGCGATTGGGCTACATCAAAGGCGAAACCGAAGCTCCCGCCCGGGCGACCGCGGAGCTGAATTGGTTGCCCGGCGCCGATCGGGAATGTTTTATCTGTCGCGGGGTGGCCGATCGGGCGGATCGCGAACACCAGATCGTGCGGCGCGGCGAGGCGGTCGTGACCGTTCTGAATCGCTATCCGTACAACAACGGCCACCTGCTCGTCGCGCCGCTGGCCCACAAAGCCCGCCTCGACCAATTGACGGCGGCCGAACATCTCGGCCTGATGCAAGAAATCACGGCGATGGTCTCCTTGATCGAAAAGTTGATGAACGCGGAGGGCTTCAACATCGGCGTTAACTTGGGACGAGTCGCCGGCGCCGGCCTGCCGGGCCATCTGCACTGGCACATCGTGCCGCGCTGGAACGGCGACGTGAACTTCATGCCGGCTCTCGCCGGGGTGAAATCGATCCCACAATCCCTCGACGCCCTCTGGGAAATCCTCACCGAATCACTGAGCCAAGAATCCGCACATTGA
- a CDS encoding MgtC/SapB family protein, whose amino-acid sequence MWEQLGITSPDFAQLGQLSVRLVVACALAAILGLEREARGRQAGLRTHMLVALGSALFTAIPLQSGAASVGEIVKGITAGIGFLGAGAILKQESAKRISGITTAAGSWTTAGIGFTAGAGFIGSAIVATVLAWLILYPLDGVADPLRDDNLPPEETKPKQHA is encoded by the coding sequence ATGTGGGAACAACTCGGAATTACGTCACCGGATTTCGCGCAGCTCGGGCAACTGTCAGTTCGCCTCGTCGTGGCGTGCGCTTTGGCGGCGATCCTGGGCTTGGAACGTGAAGCCCGCGGAAGACAGGCCGGACTTCGCACCCATATGTTGGTCGCGTTGGGCTCGGCGCTGTTCACGGCCATTCCGTTGCAATCCGGCGCGGCCAGCGTGGGCGAGATCGTGAAGGGGATTACCGCGGGCATTGGCTTTCTGGGCGCAGGTGCAATCCTCAAGCAAGAATCAGCCAAACGCATCAGCGGCATCACGACAGCGGCCGGCAGCTGGACGACAGCCGGGATCGGCTTCACCGCCGGCGCCGGCTTCATCGGCTCAGCGATCGTGGCGACCGTGTTGGCGTGGCTGATTCTTTATCCGCTCGACGGCGTCGCCGATCCATTACGGGACGACAATCTGCCGCCGGAAGAAACGAAGCCGAAGCAACACGCCTAA
- a CDS encoding restriction endonuclease, producing MHVVPQDFELERQLEFVEATIARLERQRDEIFEQQRKLIQPGWISRWRRRYFHAAERFRSPGEQYELWPWGVMLVVPATCAAPVLIVAHLISDSMLIGLVAFAVAAGLAGLTCAALLFFPNPGRLAAHRKEEAAEQETSASIERALQATTENLRKYVVERDALRAAAKARRTQLLRRDWRALRGQDWVDYLAEMLLALGAVVQLQRKSAESGIDLIAEFGPHRVAIQANTSERTIPDTAVRAVVAAQKQRQCHAAAIITNARFHPSAARLATAQRCLLIGADEFERFALGEIRL from the coding sequence ATGCACGTCGTTCCCCAGGATTTCGAGCTGGAGCGGCAACTCGAATTCGTCGAGGCGACCATCGCGCGCCTCGAACGCCAGCGGGATGAGATTTTCGAGCAGCAGCGGAAGCTCATCCAGCCCGGCTGGATTTCGCGTTGGCGCAGGCGTTACTTCCACGCCGCCGAGCGCTTTCGCTCCCCGGGCGAGCAGTATGAACTTTGGCCCTGGGGCGTGATGCTAGTCGTTCCGGCGACCTGCGCGGCGCCCGTGCTGATTGTCGCGCATCTGATCAGCGATTCCATGCTCATCGGCCTGGTGGCGTTCGCCGTGGCGGCGGGCCTGGCGGGCCTGACGTGCGCTGCGCTGCTTTTTTTTCCGAACCCGGGGCGGCTCGCCGCGCATCGCAAAGAGGAAGCCGCCGAGCAAGAAACCAGCGCGTCGATCGAACGCGCGCTGCAGGCCACGACGGAAAACCTGCGCAAATACGTCGTCGAGCGCGACGCCCTGCGGGCCGCGGCGAAAGCCCGCCGCACGCAGCTCCTCCGCCGCGATTGGCGCGCGCTGCGCGGCCAGGATTGGGTCGACTATCTGGCCGAAATGCTCCTGGCCCTCGGCGCGGTGGTGCAACTACAGCGTAAAAGCGCCGAGTCGGGCATCGACCTGATCGCCGAGTTCGGGCCTCATCGCGTGGCGATCCAGGCCAACACTTCGGAACGCACGATTCCCGACACGGCGGTGCGCGCGGTAGTCGCCGCGCAAAAGCAACGTCAATGCCACGCCGCGGCGATCATCACCAACGCCCGGTTTCATCCGTCGGCGGCGCGGTTGGCGACGGCGCAGCGTTGCTTGCTAATTGGAGCGGATGAGTTTGAGCGGTTTGCGCTGGGGGAGATAAGGTTGTAG
- a CDS encoding S9 family peptidase — MQIARSAFVALLFLAGFAWQSPAQDADPARPAAVETAEVPVIPSEVFERMRQYQDVRTATFQGWSPDGAGMLVATRFGNTNQLHRVYTPGGRREQITFFPEPASGKILPGKSDQDVLVVMSQGGNENDQFYWLDRQASKVTLLTDGKSRNVPGPVQEDGALLVYGSNLRNGRDTDIYVANPRTPGSSRMVMQTNGEFYNLNSLSKDGSKLLINHYVSINETHPALLIVKSGEKQPLPLPNESKNAPGAKVAFGSLAFNQDATKAFVTCDARGEFQQLAEVDLTTGEYRWLSEDIAWDIDALEVDPETGVLAFTANVDGSNELYLYDGQQIRKIETPLGIIAGLEFSPDGSRLGFTLSKPTAPSDAYSIDLQSGDLVQWTYSEAGGLNPERFIAPSRIRFKSFDQREIPAYYFRPKQEDAAARAPVVIYIHGGPEAQYTPLFNGLIQYFAVEQGIAVLAPNVRGSAGYGKTYLTLDNAEKREESVKDIGALLDWIKAQPELDGERVSVMGGSYGGYMVLASLVNFPERIRAGVDIVGIGNFITFLERTQPYRQDLRRAEYGDERDPAMRAHFEKINPSNRVADIRSALLVAHGKNDPRVPFFEAEQMAAQARTQGRPVWTVYANNEGHGFQKKDNRDYLNAAIALFLEAELKK, encoded by the coding sequence ATGCAGATCGCTCGTTCCGCGTTCGTCGCGCTCCTTTTTTTGGCCGGTTTCGCCTGGCAATCCCCCGCGCAGGACGCGGACCCCGCCCGTCCAGCCGCCGTGGAAACGGCCGAAGTGCCGGTGATTCCCTCGGAGGTCTTCGAGCGGATGCGGCAATACCAGGACGTCCGCACGGCCACGTTCCAAGGCTGGTCGCCGGACGGCGCCGGCATGCTCGTCGCCACGCGGTTTGGCAACACGAATCAATTGCATCGCGTCTACACGCCGGGCGGACGGCGCGAGCAGATCACGTTTTTCCCCGAACCGGCCTCCGGCAAGATTCTGCCCGGCAAGTCGGATCAAGACGTGCTCGTGGTCATGAGCCAAGGGGGCAATGAAAACGACCAGTTCTATTGGCTCGATCGCCAGGCCAGCAAAGTTACGCTGCTCACTGACGGCAAATCGCGCAACGTGCCGGGGCCAGTGCAGGAAGACGGCGCGCTACTCGTCTACGGCAGCAATTTGCGAAATGGGCGCGACACCGATATCTACGTCGCCAATCCGCGCACGCCGGGCTCATCGCGCATGGTGATGCAAACCAACGGCGAATTCTACAACTTGAATTCATTGTCGAAAGACGGCTCGAAGCTGCTGATCAATCACTACGTCTCAATCAACGAAACGCACCCAGCACTCTTGATCGTCAAGAGTGGCGAAAAGCAGCCGCTTCCTCTACCGAACGAGTCGAAAAACGCGCCTGGCGCCAAAGTAGCGTTCGGCAGTTTGGCGTTCAATCAGGACGCGACCAAGGCCTTCGTCACCTGCGATGCGCGCGGCGAGTTTCAACAACTGGCGGAAGTTGATTTGACGACTGGCGAGTATCGTTGGCTTAGCGAGGATATCGCCTGGGATATCGACGCGCTCGAAGTCGATCCCGAGACCGGCGTGTTGGCGTTCACCGCGAACGTCGATGGCTCCAACGAATTGTATCTCTACGACGGCCAGCAGATTCGTAAGATCGAGACGCCGCTCGGGATCATCGCGGGATTGGAATTCTCCCCGGACGGCAGCCGGCTCGGCTTCACGCTCAGCAAGCCGACCGCGCCGAGCGACGCCTATTCGATCGACCTGCAATCGGGCGATCTCGTGCAATGGACCTACAGCGAAGCCGGCGGATTGAATCCCGAACGCTTCATCGCCCCGTCGCGCATTCGCTTCAAAAGCTTCGACCAACGCGAGATTCCGGCATATTACTTCCGGCCGAAGCAAGAGGACGCCGCCGCCCGCGCTCCAGTCGTGATCTACATCCACGGCGGGCCGGAGGCGCAGTACACGCCGCTCTTCAACGGCCTGATTCAATATTTCGCCGTCGAACAAGGCATCGCTGTGCTGGCCCCGAACGTCCGCGGCTCGGCCGGGTATGGCAAGACCTACCTCACGCTCGACAACGCCGAGAAGCGCGAGGAAAGCGTCAAGGACATCGGCGCGCTGCTCGATTGGATCAAAGCCCAGCCGGAACTCGACGGCGAACGCGTCTCGGTGATGGGCGGCTCCTACGGCGGCTACATGGTGCTCGCCTCGCTGGTGAATTTCCCGGAACGCATCCGCGCCGGCGTCGACATCGTCGGCATCGGCAACTTCATCACCTTCCTGGAGCGCACGCAACCATATCGCCAGGACCTCCGCCGCGCCGAATACGGCGACGAACGCGACCCGGCGATGCGAGCCCACTTCGAAAAGATCAACCCCAGCAACCGCGTCGCCGACATCCGCTCGGCGCTACTAGTCGCGCACGGCAAAAACGACCCGCGCGTCCCATTCTTCGAAGCCGAACAAATGGCCGCCCAAGCCCGCACCCAAGGCCGCCCCGTCTGGACCGTCTACGCCAACAACGAAGGCCACGGCTTCCAGAAAAAAGACAACCGCGATTACCTGAACGCGGCGATCGCGCTGTTCCTGGAGGCGGAGTTGAAGAAGTAA
- a CDS encoding P-II family nitrogen regulator produces the protein MKLIIAIIQPSRLEAVKAALTEVEVFRLTVMDVQGFGRQKGHTEVYRGHEFTVNLLRKVQLQIAVNDDFVEPTVNAIIKGGRSGETGNIGDGKIFVLPLEDCIRIRTGERGKEAI, from the coding sequence ATGAAGCTGATTATCGCCATCATCCAGCCGAGCCGTTTGGAAGCCGTGAAGGCCGCATTGACGGAAGTCGAGGTGTTCCGGCTCACGGTGATGGACGTGCAGGGCTTCGGCCGGCAAAAAGGGCACACCGAGGTCTACCGCGGCCACGAATTCACGGTCAACCTACTCCGCAAGGTACAGCTCCAGATCGCCGTCAACGACGATTTCGTCGAACCGACCGTAAACGCCATCATCAAGGGCGGCCGTTCAGGCGAAACCGGCAATATCGGCGACGGCAAGATCTTCGTGCTGCCGCTGGAGGATTGCATTCGCATCCGCACGGGCGAGCGCGGCAAAGAAGCCATCTAG
- a CDS encoding DUF1003 domain-containing protein, with protein MPNTETCQVCGQAKPIGELTPGALVSPTVVKLIEQSGTRWAATGYICQTDLDRFRHEYIRDTLESERGELSSLESEVLRSLREQELLSQNLNEAFDRELTLGERVADKVATFGGSWWFISSFAAVCVAWMAVNAMLLTKPFDPFPFILLNLALSCLAAVQAPLILMSQRRQEDRDRMRAEHDYRVNLKAELEIRHLHAKLDMLLTHQWQRLLEIQRIQLDVLQEVQRALPPRKE; from the coding sequence ATGCCCAATACTGAAACGTGCCAGGTCTGTGGGCAAGCCAAGCCAATCGGCGAGCTGACGCCGGGCGCGCTGGTCAGCCCGACGGTCGTGAAACTGATCGAGCAATCTGGCACGCGTTGGGCTGCAACCGGCTACATCTGCCAGACGGACCTGGACCGATTTCGCCACGAGTACATTCGCGACACCCTGGAAAGCGAGCGCGGCGAACTTTCGTCGTTGGAGAGCGAAGTCTTGCGCAGTTTGCGCGAGCAGGAATTGCTTTCGCAGAATCTGAACGAGGCATTTGATCGTGAATTGACGTTGGGCGAGCGCGTCGCGGACAAGGTCGCCACTTTTGGCGGCAGTTGGTGGTTCATTAGTTCGTTCGCGGCGGTTTGTGTGGCTTGGATGGCGGTGAATGCGATGCTCTTGACCAAGCCATTCGATCCCTTTCCGTTCATTCTGCTGAACCTGGCGCTATCGTGCCTGGCGGCGGTGCAAGCGCCGTTGATCCTGATGAGCCAGCGACGGCAGGAAGACCGCGACCGGATGCGGGCGGAACACGACTACCGCGTGAACCTCAAGGCGGAACTCGAAATCCGCCATTTACATGCCAAGCTCGATATGCTGCTCACGCACCAATGGCAACGGCTGTTGGAGATTCAGCGCATCCAACTCGACGTCTTGCAGGAAGTGCAACGAGCATTACCGCCGCGGAAGGAGTGA
- a CDS encoding trypsin-like serine protease produces the protein MSGRGAARRGQRLVRWIIGVAAATFTGDLSGGVIRHDRADSEYRALANLPEYQAVGQVRSMIGGSGRLCSGTLIAPNWVLTAAHCLTNTPTDSVFYRNFGVSLDAKRLIVHPQFNGSAANGYDVGLIELAEPSELVTPAQRMRDLVPLGAEATIVGYGLTGTGLTGSIVGTHGTKRAGRNIVDRNGTSILDENERPYPEFMLFSDFDNPLDETDSLWGDAAPLDLEYQTAGGDSGGGWYIDYDGRARLYAVHSVGLSFDEGVDNNYGDAAGGTRVTRFNSWIDQQLVDTYWMNPTGGAYEDPENWSSAATPSAGANLRFAFPHDYAVALAGNQQAERWTLDAGDVDFQLVEGDLQLGDWSIAAGASAKLEVAANHVAAVHGGLNGAGKVAKAGAGMMLLSGAGNSVGQLDIQEGGFQLADGASLITENIAWGSAGATSVELGTNASLESPSPLFVETNVVVTLGEGALLRTPTLTQAGRLAIGASQTVLDGSLVQTETATTSIDVAALLLEDAGAALTVDDAATIGGTLRLSLPRRFTLLDDRVVTLMSVSGEFSGQFSHVEWDYLPWGLDYSLKYEEHTVSLTLLGPGGVWRLEGDAIRDFDVAIWDLNDVRSHFGEATSRGDMNGDGRVDLADLNAVRNSFGRRSGGAFRLVPEPGSWLLAIVAATACLILTRRVSAGKTT, from the coding sequence ATGAGTGGCCGGGGAGCGGCACGTCGCGGCCAGCGACTCGTCCGCTGGATCATTGGCGTCGCCGCAGCAACCTTTACCGGGGATTTGTCCGGCGGAGTGATCCGTCACGATCGTGCAGACTCCGAGTACCGCGCTCTGGCAAATTTGCCGGAATATCAGGCGGTTGGCCAGGTGCGTTCCATGATCGGCGGCAGCGGCCGCCTTTGCTCCGGGACGTTGATCGCCCCGAATTGGGTGCTCACCGCCGCCCATTGTTTGACGAACACGCCGACCGACAGCGTTTTTTACCGCAATTTCGGCGTCAGTCTGGACGCCAAGCGGTTGATTGTTCACCCGCAATTCAACGGTTCCGCCGCGAATGGCTACGACGTCGGGCTGATCGAACTCGCGGAGCCGAGCGAGCTGGTGACGCCTGCCCAACGGATGCGGGACCTTGTGCCGTTGGGGGCCGAAGCGACGATCGTCGGCTACGGGCTGACCGGCACCGGATTGACCGGCTCCATCGTCGGTACGCACGGCACAAAGCGGGCGGGGCGGAATATCGTCGATCGAAACGGCACAAGCATCTTGGATGAAAACGAACGCCCTTATCCGGAGTTCATGTTGTTCAGCGATTTCGACAATCCTTTGGACGAGACGGATAGCCTCTGGGGAGACGCCGCGCCGCTGGACTTGGAATATCAGACCGCGGGGGGCGATAGCGGTGGCGGCTGGTACATCGACTATGACGGCCGCGCGCGATTGTACGCCGTGCATTCCGTGGGCCTCAGCTTCGATGAAGGCGTCGACAACAACTACGGCGACGCCGCCGGCGGCACGCGCGTCACGCGGTTCAATAGTTGGATCGACCAACAGCTGGTCGATACGTACTGGATGAATCCGACCGGCGGGGCCTATGAGGACCCGGAAAACTGGTCGAGCGCCGCCACGCCGAGCGCCGGCGCGAACCTGCGATTTGCCTTTCCGCACGACTACGCCGTGGCGCTGGCGGGGAACCAACAGGCGGAGCGCTGGACGCTCGACGCGGGCGACGTTGATTTCCAACTGGTGGAGGGCGATCTGCAACTTGGCGACTGGAGCATCGCCGCGGGCGCGAGCGCGAAGTTGGAAGTCGCGGCGAATCACGTAGCAGCGGTTCATGGAGGCTTGAATGGCGCGGGGAAAGTGGCAAAGGCCGGCGCTGGCATGATGCTGCTGTCGGGCGCCGGGAACAGCGTCGGACAGCTGGATATACAGGAAGGCGGCTTTCAACTTGCCGACGGAGCGTCGCTGATCACGGAGAATATCGCGTGGGGATCGGCCGGAGCGACAAGCGTTGAATTGGGAACGAATGCATCGCTTGAATCGCCATCGCCGCTGTTTGTGGAGACCAACGTAGTGGTGACGCTAGGCGAGGGTGCGCTGTTGCGAACGCCGACGCTCACTCAGGCGGGACGATTGGCGATCGGGGCGAGTCAGACGGTGCTCGATGGCTCGCTCGTGCAGACGGAAACGGCAACTACCTCGATCGACGTGGCGGCGCTATTGCTGGAGGACGCCGGCGCGGCGCTCACGGTGGACGACGCGGCGACCATCGGCGGCACGCTGCGCCTGTCCCTGCCGAGGCGCTTCACGCTGCTGGACGATCGCGTGGTCACGCTGATGAGCGTTTCCGGTGAATTCAGCGGGCAGTTTTCCCATGTCGAATGGGACTATCTACCGTGGGGCCTGGATTACTCACTGAAATACGAGGAGCATACCGTTTCGCTCACCCTCCTAGGACCGGGCGGCGTCTGGCGACTGGAAGGCGACGCAATCCGCGATTTCGACGTGGCCATATGGGACCTCAACGACGTCCGCAGTCACTTCGGCGAGGCGACGAGCCGCGGCGACATGAACGGCGACGGCCGCGTGGATCTGGCGGACTTGAATGCCGTGCGAAATAGCTTCGGGAGGCGGAGTGGCGGCGCTTTCAGACTGGTGCCGGAGCCGGGGAGTTGGCTGCTTGCGATCGTCGCCGCGACCGCGTGTCTGATACTTACCCGACGCGTAAGCGCGGGGAAGACGACGTGA